The stretch of DNA ATTTGCTGTCCCAACTGGCTGCAGCTGTGGAGCAGGATCAAGTGCATTCTCCGCTGATGCAAAAGGTGATTCAGATAAGAGCGTTGAAGAGAAAAGTAGAAGGATTATTGCAAAGATAGAAAAGCGTTGACGTGTCATTTTTATCACTCCTTTTGTGTAGTCCTCATAAAATTACCACACTACTATTGATAGAGTGTTAAAAATACGTAAAATTTAAAATTTTCCCAATATGAATCATACTACTTGATAGAAAAATGGGTAAAATTATGTTTTTTCAAAAAGTTTTTAGTTATTATAAAATAGTACAGAAACACTCTTTAGCCATCTAATCTATTAAAGGAGTAAACACCATGATACATAAACTAGACTTAAAATCTGAAAATCTACACGGATCATTCAGCAAGGATTACCAACCTATTTTAACAATTGATTCCGGTGACACCTTACAAGTAAAAACTCCTGATATTGAATGGGGATATTCTAGTTCTAAAAATGAAGAAAGAGTAGTTTTTGAATCAGCGGTTAATGAAGAAGATCGTAGACATCCGATGATTGGTCCAATCGCTATTCGTGGGGCAAAGCCTAGAATGGTGTTAGAGGTAAAATTGAATGATGTAGTGCCAGGCTGGTATGGGCGCAATTGGGCTGGCGGATTCAAGAATTGGCAGAACGATAGTGTTGGCTTATCTGAAACCGCAAGAATTCAGGTGGACTGGGAGTTAAATGCAACGACGATGACAGGGACCGCCCAAATTGGCGGGAAGGCCTTCCACGTAGGACTTCAACCATTTATTGGATTAATGGGAGTCGCTCCTAGTGAACCTGGGGTTCATGTCACCTCCCCTCCTCGTTATTGCGGCGGGAATATTGATTGCAAGGAATTAGTCAAAGGCAGCACCCTGTATTTGCCGATTGGCGTAGATGGTGCATTATTTTCGATTGGGGATGGACATGCCCTTCAGGGGGATGGTGAGGTTTCCGGGACAGCGATTGAGTGTCCGATGGACTTAGTGGATGTGACGTTGATTGTCAGAGATGATTTGGAGTTAACCATGCCTCGAGCCAAGACTCCTACAGGTTGGATTACCTTTGGTTTTAACGAAGATTTGAATGTGGCCGCTGCTACTGCCTTGAATGATATGATTGAGCTGGTCCAAGAGTTTTATGGTATAGAAAAGGTAGAGGCTATGGCCTTAGCTAGTGTCGCGGTTGACCTGAGAATAACTCAAGTGGTGAACGGTGCGAAAGGTGTGCACGCCGTTTTACCTCATGGTTCCATTAGATAATATAAAAAGGTGGCGAGAATTCCTTAAGGGGTTCTCTTATTGGGAGTTTTTATATTAAAACACTTATAAGCACCCGATTTTAGTAAGAAAAGTCTCAAATAAAACAACTTAAATTTAGTAAACAAAGGGCACCGTTTTTCTAACGGGTTCCGTTTCCTGTCGCAAAACTCGAAAATGTAGCCTAATTTGTACTGCCTTTTGTATCTGTTTTTGCAAATAAAAAATAAAACGGCTCAGTTCACATACTGAGCCGTTTTTTATATCCATTTTTGGCAGCTTGTTGAACAAACGCCCCCGTTAGTTGAATAAGAACATAACCTATTTATGATTTTCCCCAAATATTTTTAGTTCTTTTTTTATTTCTTTAAGTTCAGACCTTAAAAGCTTAATCTGCTTAGAATTATCAATACCAAAACTGACAGCATAAACAATAATTAGAAATAGACCCAATATACCTACTAAGCCGTAAATTATCCCCATAACCCTCTCACTCCTAAAATAAGTTCACTATACTAACGATACCATAATTTGGTAAGTGGTTGATTATTATTTTTTCTTTTTAAACAATCCTGCCCGTTAGTGGAACAAGCAAAAAAAGGCTGCCTCAGCAACCTTATCTTGCACTCGGTAATAGAACCAGGAATTAATGAACTTTTTATTTTTTTCCTTTTTTATTTAGCCAAATAAAAAAGCTAATTAGTTCTCCCAGTAAATATCCTAGTATTGTTACCACAAAGATGGTCAAAAAATTTATTGGTAAATTTGTAAGAGAGACAATTATCCAGCCAACAAACATTACTAGGAGTTCCCACTTATCATTCCATAACCTTTTTAACAAAATCGATTTCTTCCTCTCCCCAAAATCCAGTATACTTACTATTTATTCAGAATAAGAAAGAATCATTCTTTTTAAGCTAACCTGCTTCAATAGTTCAATAACAAAAAGGGGATCGCCGCAGCAACCCCATCTTTCACTCTTGCCCTCGGTAGCTGAGGAGGCTTACGACAGATTGTAGGAATTTAAATCTTTCCAACCTTGAAAAGAGTTTCGGAAATTTTTAGAGAAGGTATTATCTTTGCTAAGAAGTAGAATCGATGAGGAGTCCCAAAAAACTAATTCAACAACTGCCTTTGGATGTTGGATTTGTGGGTTTTTAACCCAAAAATTTGGATTTCCATCAGCATACGGTTCCCCTTTAATCTCATCTAAATCAATTATTTCGTCCTTTTCAAAAGCTGAAAATACACCCCAAATAAAATAAACATCTTTATTATTAGCAAATTGCATTAGCTTATCGCCTGTAATCAAGTAATTATTATGACCATTACTATCTTCGAATTCTCGAAAATCTTGAAAATAATCAAGGTAATTTTCAGGATAAGACCAATCCAGGTCAGTTAGTAGCCAATTATAATTTTGTTCCAGTCCTTTAAATGAGTTTAATATCTCTTTTAGTTTTATAAAATCATCTAAAATGGTGTTCATTTCTTCCCACCTTTCAAGCTAACTATTACCCTTATTTTAACATCTTTTATTAAACTAACCTGCCAGTTAGCACAATAAGAAAAGCTGCCACAATGACAGCTCCGACCTTTCGCTAACGCACCCTTTACTTGAATAACTTATACCAATACAAAGTGGTTTCTATATTTGGATTATGACTGCTTCAATGTGTCAGCTCCACCTAGTATGAATCCTTGTTTCACATAAAACCTGCACGCTCCAAGATTATCATCTTGGGCCTCTAGAGACATTCCGATAAGTATTTTTTGTTTTGCCCACTCTTCCGCTTTAGTTAAGAGCAACTTCCCGATTCCATATCCTCTAAATTCTTTTTTTGTAGCAATATTTTCAATATAACAGAAGCGATTCCAATCCATAATTATTCTAATTTGCCCGACGCAATTATTATTCTTATAAGCTAAAAATAGAGCTTTATCTTCACGGTTTATATAAAGGCTCCAATCAAGTTTATCATCTGGGAAACGAATTTCTTTAGTTTCATCAAATAGATTCTTTTCAAAAGACCATTTTCCTGATTGAAAACTGGGCACAACCTTACCAAACACTTTAAAATAATCATTTGTTTTATTGATGTCCTCAATTAATTCATCCTTTAATGGAGAAATTATGATTTCCTCTGCAATATTCATTTGGACACCTTCCCATTCTGAAAATGAATTTTACTAGCACAAGCCTAAATACCTACCCTATTCAACATTACTGCTTCGTTAGTCAAACAAGAAAAAATGACAGCCACAGCGTTCATTATCCTTAACAAAAGAACCCGTTTGTTGAAAAACACTTTAAGGCCGTTATTTTATTTGCTGTATCGTCAGCAAAGATATGAATATGATTTAAGTTATTTTTATTTGGCTTTTTCGTAATCTTTGTTGCTTTAGAATCTACTTTATTGGGAGGGATTGTTTATCAGTAGCCGGTCACTCCAGGGCAGAGATAATGTTGACTGGTTTATTTAAAATATGTACCATAATAATAGGTATGTTAGTTTCTCCGCTACCTTAAGGTAGGGCTGCTAACAGCACGTTAAAATAGCTTTTCCCCGCAACCGATTACTGCAGGGCTGAGCTATTTTTTAATTTGCTTTTGCGTTGCTGCAGATGCGCTCGTAGAACGGAGTGTAAATAAACCATGAACTGAGTTCTTTTAGTTATTCAGTTCAACTTAAATGCAATGTGCATTATTTGTTCTCTGATGTCTTCCAACGCAATGACTTGATTGACCATGCTCCAAGCGATGACTGATAGACTGACGGCTATCACGACGAAACAGGCAACTTTGACGGTTTCCAAGCGGTTATTTTTCATTACAGTGTCTCCTTTTAATAAACCCGCTCCTTGCAGTAAAGGGCAGTTAGTTATTCAGTTGTTGGAGCTTAAATACACTTTGAGTTAGTTGGTCTGCGATATCATGCAGCTCGCTTACTTGATTGACCATGTTCCAAAGCTATCACGGATAGACTGACGACTATCACGACAAAACAGGCGACTCTCACATATTCAAATTTGTCATTTTTGGTAGATTTATCTCCATTTTAGTGAAGTTATTTTGCTTTTCATCTACTTTGATTATATCAATGAAGTACCCAACGTTCCTTAAGAATACTGGGTATTACTTCTTTGGTCGATTTTTCATTAATTTAAATAGATATCGTATCAAGTAGGTACCCAATAAAGCGATCAATAACGCATAGGGATGGCTTTTAGTTCCTTCTTGAAACCAATCGCTATTGAATAAAGGAGGAACATAAAAAAGACAGAGCAATAGCACTAAACCAAAGACAAGTTCAATTAAGAATTGTTGAAACTTCTTCAAAATCAAATCCCCTTAATCGTAATATGAGTCTTACATTTTTAAAAAAAGTGATAAAAAACAACAATGTTTGTGAAAACATCCTTTTATTTTGATTCGAAACATAGTCTACAAACCGTGTTCAAACTCATAATGGAAACAAATCCCGTGCATATTTTCAAATACATCCTATAACTATTAACTTTTATAGGCTGTTGACAGCGAACACAAGTAGGATACATCATTATGTAGCCGCCTTTTTCTTTTTACTTTTTACTTTTTACTTTGTACCAATATTGTACCAATTACTGGTACACAATTGTTTACAAAGAAAGAATTTTTATTGAACTATCCTGCCCGTTAGTACAACAAGAAAAAAGACCGCCGCAGCGATCATTCTTGAGCTCTAGACCCCGTTAGTTGAGCAAAATCTATTTAATTTCTCATTATTAAAATGGTTCATTAGTGTGTTAATCAATTGAACTGCTGTATCTTTCTTATTTTTGGTATTTACCACATCCCCATTTTTTGAAACAATATAATGAATACTAGTATCTATGTTTAAAGAACTTGATGGATTTGCTACAACATAATCTGCATTCCAATACTCCATTCTTTGTAAGGCTCTTTCTATTAAATACTCTCTATCGTTTGAATGTTCGAGTTTAAAACCAACAAGCACAACATCTTTATTAATATTTTTGATATCTACTATTACTTTAGGAGCTTTTTTAAAATGGATAATCGGAGGCTGATCACTAGGAATTTTACCTAAATTATTTAATACATTTCCCTTGTCATCAACTATTTTGTTAACTATCCAGTCAGATATAGCTGCTGTCATTATAACAACTTCAATCTCTTCATTTTCTAATAAATTTTTCAGTTTTTCTTGTAAATCTTCAATTCCTTCAAATTGGATTGTCATTAGATTTGGGTTTTGTTTAGGTATTTTTGAAAAATAACCATGTAAGAAAATTACTTGTGCATCTTTTTTTATAAGTTCTTCTGCTATATAACATCCAATTGTACCTTTTGCCAAGTTTGTATGCCCTCTAACTTGGTCCCATTTTTCTAATGTTCCTCCACTTGTTACTAGTATTTTCTTTTTCTTTAATACCATTATCTAGTTTCTCCTAAATAGTAATTATTTGTAAAAAATTCAAGCCTTATATAATTCTAACACTTTTTCTCTATAAATAAATTGAATATTCTTATTAAACTATTCTGCCCCGTTAGCATACTAAGGATTTCAACAAAAAAGGCGGTTAATCCTTCCTGGATCAACGCCCCCGTTACTTTAAGAACATTACTTCACAAACTAAGTCGTTATTTACATATCTAATGTTTATCCATTCCTTTTACCCTTATAATAGGTTAACGGGAAACCAATAATTATACAAATAAGTCCACCTATCCCAGTCGAAATAAAAGATAGTTCTTCTTTAAAAAAGGACCAACTTATAATCCAAAATATAATAATTAACCAGCCTAAGACATTTGTTATTTTAAGTTTTATTCCTTGACCTCCATTAGACCTAGGCAGGTATAAGCTAATTGCATTTAAAATAATTCCTAATAATCCAATTAATGCACCGATTATGAACCATTGAGTTGATAAAAAAGTTTGTAAATATATTCCTACCATCGCTAAGAGTACTCCAACCCAGGGTAATATTCTTCCTTTTTTCATTTTTTCTCTCCCCCTAATTCTATTCCCCTTTATATAACATTTTACCATAATAACCCATATTCTTATTGAAGTATTCTGCACCGATAGTTCAACAAGAAAAAAGACCGCCGTAGCGATCCATTTGGAACTCAAGCACTCATTAGTTCGCTGTATTATTGTGGAATAATTTGGATATTTCGTTTATAATCAAACAAAGGATGGTGATATAATTTGAAAAAATGGTTAATATCTCTGGGTCTTTCCTCACTATTAGTTATTTTTACCCTTATAAGTATTTATTTTTACATTGGTTATATTACATCAAGTATTTCATTTAATTGGATATCATACTTACCTTCTCAATTAGTTTCTTTAATTTTATAAATAATGAAGCCATTTATGTTCTGGTTCGTGTAATTCTATCGCATATCTAAGCCATTGTTTCTTCTCAATATCGAGATATTCCTTTATTATCATAAAGTCTTGATGGTCCTTTTCTCTTGTATTTTTCACCTTATATAAAAGGACAATTTCTGGATTTAGATAAGGAATACCTGTTTCAGAATAAGTCCAAACCGAAGTGAGTGGGTAGGAAATTCTTAAATCCCTTCTAAATTTCCAATCATTATCTTTTGTTTCATTGAGAAGAACTTCAATTTTATCTCCAGTTAATTTATTCGAAGCGTGTATTTCGTGAACTGGTAAATCTAAAAACTCATTTTCCCAAATATGAAATTCACCTTTAATAACCTTTTTAAACTCCCATTCTTTAAGATAATCTTTTAGATATTGTTGGTTTTTTCTGAATACAGCAATCTCTATATCTTTGTGATCCCTGGTTTCTTTACCAATAAATAGGTCAATTGCCCATCCACCAGCAATGCCCCACGTTTTATTAAATCCTGCCATTAAAGAGGTAATACTTTCGCATTGTTCAAACGACATAAAAATCCTCCGAATTAAAAAAGTATTTATCTTTTATATATTCTTTTTGAAATAAGAATTACCTGTCGCTTATTCAACTAAACTGCTCCGTTAGTGTGAGTACATTTTTTCACAAACTTCATTTCATCTTAACATATATATCCAATTATAATGTGCTTCATAAACATTTTTGTAAGACGATTTGTATATCAAATTGAGGGTAAATTTTTAGGGGTGCACTTTACTATACAAATTTTTATTTATTTTCAACACAAATGGCTTTAAACCAATAAAAAATGAGTGTCAATTTTATATGCAAATTGGCACTCATTTTAACTTTCATTTTTAATGTTTGTGATAGGAAACGGAACCCGTTACCGTTTTTCCGTGCTCTTTTAACATTTATTTAAGATCTTAAGGAGTAGACTACTCCTTCTTTGATGGCATTTGTCAACCGCCTACTATACAAGTCGCAGTTGAACTTCCTACAACAGAGTTTAATTCAAATAGTAACTCTGGAAGAACAGACTCGTTTATCAGTTCCTCCAATGTTTTATTGGAGATTGGAACGTTGTATTTTTCAAATGTATCTACTGTATTTTCCCAAACTTTAATAATGGCATTGGGGGACATATTTGATTGAATTACCACATCTATCACTCCCTTTTTACAAATAGCACCACTCAAAAAACCTTTATGAAAAAGAAAGTTCCCTTCAATTTTACTCCTTATACCTAACAAAAATTGTAGTCCCCTCTGGTCCAGTCTGAATATCGATCTTTGCCTGATGACGGGCCGCGATAGCATAGCAAACCCCTAATCCTAGACCCGTTCCCTTGTCCTTAGTCGTGAAAAACGGTGTACCCAATTTTTCTAATACTTCAGGCTTGATCCCTTCTCCTTGATCATGAATGGCCAAAACAACATAATCTTCGTCCATATAGGTTTTAATCGTGAGTACCTTTCCTTCCTTCATTGCCTCCAACCCATTACGATAGAGATTAATAATTAGCTGCCGAGTTTCATCCCGATTTAACATTAATTCTGGTATTTCCTTTGTATCAATCTCCACGTATTTATTTTGATTGAACGCATCCACCTGGATTAATGGAGTCATATCATGGAGGATCGTATTTAGACTTAACTTCTGTAAATCAGACGACCTGGTATTACTCATCGACAGGAATTCTGAAATGATATTGTTCGCTCGGTCCAGTTCATCAATCATGATATGTAAATACTGCTGATAACGCTCAAATTTTTCTTCTTTTTGTAAAATCTGCAAGAAGCCTCGGACGGTTGTCATTGGATTTCGGATCTCGTGACTGATTCCCGCTGCCATTTGCCCAATTAAATCGAGCCCAGATAATCGTTTAAACTCCCTCTCGTATCTCTTTTTCTCAGTAATGTCCTTCATCAAACTACAGATGCCATCATCATATGGATAGGCTACTACTTCATACCAGTGATCTGTATATATGGAGTGGATTTGGAAATGGACAGGTAGTCGATTAGTCATTACCTTATGAAACTCTTTATACATGGTCGTATCCACATAAGCAGGGAATACCTCCCATATCACCTTTCCTAAAAGCTCTTCTGATGTTTTATTAAGGGGTAGTATTTGATGTTTATTTATATGAATAAATTTCCAATCTTTGCTTAATGCAATGAATCCATCTGGAATACTTTCTAAAACATTATGATTTCTCTCATAAGCAATGGCTAGTTCTCTATTCTGTGCTTCGACCATGTTCTCGAGCTTATTCATATATAAAAGGCTTGAGAATGTGGAAGCTGTAGCATCTACGATCGATTGAGCCAGTTGGAGTTGTGATTCTGTGTAAACTAGAGGATTATTTCCGGTATGTGCCACACCTATAATCCCTAGCACCTCACTCATTGATACGAGTGGTATCATAAACAGTCCTTTTATGGAAAACTGCCGGCAAACCTCTTGGTTTAGTCTTTCATCGGCCGGTGCATCAGGGATTAGGATAGCATTTTTTGTTTTCATAACAGTCTCAAGTACTTGATCACTACAGGGCCCCATTGTCTCGAAGGTTTTTTTCCAGCTTACCTCAGTCCTTTTACCTGCCTCCCATTGCCTTAATGTTCCATCGTCTGTCGAACCTATTAGGTGGACCCCGCTATGGTCGTTATTCAAAACCCTTTTTAAGTAGCGGAAACAGGTCTCCAAGCTTTCTTCCATGGATAAACACATAGATAGATCGCGCGTGACATCGAGCAATAGTTGCTTTTCAGAAATCAGCTTTTCTTTTTCGGCTAGATTAAGCGCATTTCGAATGGCCACGGCTGCCATATTTACATAGGCCTCCACGGTTTGAATCTCTGACTCTGTTAAATTCATAGGTATCCCCACATCGAACAGGAAAACGAGACCGAATAACTCCTGTTCAAAAGAAATAGGAAGCACTAACAACGAGTTAATTTTGAATGCTTTTACCGCACTAGGATCTGGTCGATGATCCTTTGAGGTATCGGGTATGTAGATGGCTCTTTGAGTTTCTATGACTTCCTTTGCTAGTAAATCAATTTTCGTGTCGATTACATGCATATCTAATGTCCAGTCGTTGATGAATTCTGGTTTACCAACATATCCTCTGAAGGTTCCATCCTCTTGTGGCAAATAAATACCAACCGCATCACATTGAACGATTTCCTCCGAGATGGCTGTTGTTACTTGCTCCAATACATCTCGTAATTCTAGCTTGGTATTAATTAATTTAGTTATGTTTGCAAGTCGAGAATACCTCGTTTGTTCCTTTAACATCGCATGTGCTCCATTCCATTGGCATGAACCTTCGTTAGGTTTATTTACAACCGAACTCGTTCTGTACAATTTCCGACAAATTATCTTAATATTTTCATTTTACAATATTTGCATGATTTTGGTCTAGCTAGCTATAAATAAATTCAAGATATAGGAGGCTTGGGCTACTGATTTTGGGAATGAAAGACAAAACTCTTCAGGAATTCCGGCAAATTTCCTCTAAACAAAAAAACAGGCTCTAGAAAGCTGTCTCTAATAATAGCAACAGTTCTCTAGAGCCTGATTAATTATAGAAAATTTCACCTGTTAACAGCCTTTTTAAAATCCTCAATAAACGCTTCTACCTGATCTTCTTGTGTTGCCCAAGAAGTAACAAGGCGAATGGCAGAATGCTTCTCATCAACCTTTTCCCACAAATGAAAAGCATACTTCTTTTCTAATTCGGCAATGACTGCATTTGGGAGAATCGGGAAAATTTGATTCGATGGAGAATGGATTAAAAACGGAATATCTGCCTTGCTTATTTCGTCTCTAAGTCTACCTGCCAGCTTATTTGCATGCATCGCTAAGTCAAAAAACAGATTATCCCGGAATAGCTCAAGGAACTGAATACCCATTAATCTTCCCTTAGCAAGAAGTGCCCCTTTTTGCTTAATATGATAGCGGAAATCCTCTTTTAGAGAATCACGGCAAATGACTAGCGCCTCTCCTATAAGAGCTCCGTTCTTTGTTCCGCCAATATAAAAAGCATCAACAAGTTCAGGGAGATCACTCAATTTCAAGTCATTTTCATCAGAGCATAGCGCAGACCCTAATCTTGCACCATCCATATATAAAATGAGATTGTTCTCATGACAGATATCTCGTAGCTGCTCCAGTTCCTTTTTTGTATAAATAGACCCGATTTCAGTAGAATTCGATATGTAAACCAGCTTCGGTTTTACCATGTGTTCGTCTGGATGCCCTTCGAGTACAGCCTTCACATGGGTGGGAGTCAGTTTTCCTTCTACGCCTTCAATTGAAATGATTTTATGTCCAGTTGCTTCAATAGCACCCGTTTCATGCCCTAAAATATGTCCGGAACTTACGGCCATTGCCGCCTCGTGTGGTCTTAAGAAGGCAGAAATAGCGGTTAGATTTGTTTGTGTCCCGCCTGAGAGTAGGTGGATATCCACATCCGTCCGTCCCAATCTTTCCTTTAATAAATCTATCGCTTGTTGGGTGAATTGATCTTCCCCATAGCCATTTGCTTGGACAAGGTTGGATTCAAGTAATGCGTTCAAGATTCTAGGATGTGCGCCTTCGCTGTAGTCGTTCTTAAAGCTGTACATTTTGTTGCCTCCGTCTTATTTTCATGAATTGTTTCTACACTTCTATCGTAACATAACTATCAATTAATCCCTACCATATAGATACGCTCTTTTAAGTGTAAAATTACACTTTTCTTTAAAGATTTACGATTTATCAGCGGATTTTAGGCTTTTATCAGCGAATATTAAAATATATCAGCGGATCTCAGTTTTTATCAGCGAATTTTAGATTTTATCAGCGAATCAGTATTAACTTACAATTCATAAAAATTATCTCTTTCTACTTTACATATACAAATCATTATTCCTTTTTAAGAAAACGACCTCCATTATTTTTAATCCTTCAATATCCAAAGTTTATTTAGGGCATTGCCAATGGATTTTGGTTTTGAATGCCATTAAATTGGAATATGTATTAATTAGAGTTTTTTGAGTCATTTGTACTAGTTCACGAATTCATCCTTGTTTTTTGGAAATTTGGGATTTGTAGGAGGAATTATATGAAAGCTGTCGTTTCTGACCAATACGGTCCACCCGATGTACTTCAATTGCAAGAGGTGAAAAAACCAGTTCCCAAAGACAATCAAGTACTTGTAAAAATTCATGCAGTGTCACTGAATTTTGGTAATCTTGTTCTATTAAAAGGAGAACCGTTCTTAGCCCGCTTTGCTTTCGGACTTACCAAACCAAAATACCGTATACCCGGAGGTGACATCTCAGGTCGTGTGGAAGCAGTCGGCAAGAATGTTACACAATTTCAACCAGGAGATGAAGTGTTCGGTGACCTATCCGGGTGTGGTTGGGGTGGTTTTGCAGAATATGTAGCAGTTCCTGAAGACGCATTAGTATTAAAACCTGCTAATCTATCATGTGAGGAGGCTGCCGCTGTACCAATGGCAGGGGTCACTGCTCTACAGGGCCTGCGTGATAAAGGCAAAATTCAATCTGGCCAAAAGGTGTTGATCAATGGCGCATCTGGTGGTGTGGGAACTTTTGCTGTTCAGATCGCCAAGTCTTTCGGGGCTGAAGTAACGGGTGTGTGTAGTACTAGAAACATAGACATTTTACAATCCATTGGAGCCGATGATGTCATTGACTATACTAAAGAAGATGTTACGAAAAAGACGAAGACGTTTGACCTGATTGTTGGTGTTAACGGACATCACTCCATTTCAGATTACAAACGGCTGTTAAATCCTAATGGAACTTTTGTTCACATTGGTGGTTCTGGCTCTCAAATGTTCCAAGCGATGGCCTTAGGTCCTTGGATTTCTCTGACTGAAAAAAAGAAAGTGGGTACCTTTTTACAAAGAGCGAACCAAAAGGACCTCCTGATTCTTATGAAAGAACTAATTGAGGACGGCAAAGTAAAGCCAGTGATTGATCGATGTTATAAATTAGATGAAGTGAAAGAAGCTTTCAGCTATTTTGCAGAAGGACATGCGCAAGGGAAAGTGGTCCTTTCTGTATAAAAAAAACAAAATGCCTCATTCCATTACGAATGAGGCACCTTTCTTAGTAATTCAGCTTTTTATGTTTCCATTTATACAAAAGAGTAGCCAATAGGTTAGCGCCGATAAACAGGATATTTCCTTGTGCATTATAATGCAGCTCTTGATTTTCGAAACTCATTTTATCATAATATTCCCCTTGGCTGAGTCCAAGTTCTTTTCGTTTTTTATTCTCTTCTTTTAGATGTTTAATGTATTTATACTGAATTGGTAAAAGAATAAATGATAACAAGAGGTATGTACCAATAATTCCCAAAGTCGTATATAGACCCATATGAAATTCTCCCCTCTCTATAAGAAAAATTTTCCTTATTACATTATACGTCTAAAAAATATATAAGTTTCATTTCGTGGAATAATTTAACATTATAATATAAAAGAAAAACCC from Bacillus sp. SLBN-46 encodes:
- a CDS encoding acetamidase/formamidase family protein, which produces MIHKLDLKSENLHGSFSKDYQPILTIDSGDTLQVKTPDIEWGYSSSKNEERVVFESAVNEEDRRHPMIGPIAIRGAKPRMVLEVKLNDVVPGWYGRNWAGGFKNWQNDSVGLSETARIQVDWELNATTMTGTAQIGGKAFHVGLQPFIGLMGVAPSEPGVHVTSPPRYCGGNIDCKELVKGSTLYLPIGVDGALFSIGDGHALQGDGEVSGTAIECPMDLVDVTLIVRDDLELTMPRAKTPTGWITFGFNEDLNVAAATALNDMIELVQEFYGIEKVEAMALASVAVDLRITQVVNGAKGVHAVLPHGSIR
- a CDS encoding phosphopantothenoylcysteine decarboxylase, yielding MVLKKKKILVTSGGTLEKWDQVRGHTNLAKGTIGCYIAEELIKKDAQVIFLHGYFSKIPKQNPNLMTIQFEGIEDLQEKLKNLLENEEIEVVIMTAAISDWIVNKIVDDKGNVLNNLGKIPSDQPPIIHFKKAPKVIVDIKNINKDVVLVGFKLEHSNDREYLIERALQRMEYWNADYVVANPSSSLNIDTSIHYIVSKNGDVVNTKNKKDTAVQLINTLMNHFNNEKLNRFCSTNGV
- a CDS encoding nucleotidyltransferase domain-containing protein, translating into MSFEQCESITSLMAGFNKTWGIAGGWAIDLFIGKETRDHKDIEIAVFRKNQQYLKDYLKEWEFKKVIKGEFHIWENEFLDLPVHEIHASNKLTGDKIEVLLNETKDNDWKFRRDLRISYPLTSVWTYSETGIPYLNPEIVLLYKVKNTREKDHQDFMIIKEYLDIEKKQWLRYAIELHEPEHKWLHYL
- a CDS encoding GAF domain-containing protein, which produces MLKEQTRYSRLANITKLINTKLELRDVLEQVTTAISEEIVQCDAVGIYLPQEDGTFRGYVGKPEFINDWTLDMHVIDTKIDLLAKEVIETQRAIYIPDTSKDHRPDPSAVKAFKINSLLVLPISFEQELFGLVFLFDVGIPMNLTESEIQTVEAYVNMAAVAIRNALNLAEKEKLISEKQLLLDVTRDLSMCLSMEESLETCFRYLKRVLNNDHSGVHLIGSTDDGTLRQWEAGKRTEVSWKKTFETMGPCSDQVLETVMKTKNAILIPDAPADERLNQEVCRQFSIKGLFMIPLVSMSEVLGIIGVAHTGNNPLVYTESQLQLAQSIVDATASTFSSLLYMNKLENMVEAQNRELAIAYERNHNVLESIPDGFIALSKDWKFIHINKHQILPLNKTSEELLGKVIWEVFPAYVDTTMYKEFHKVMTNRLPVHFQIHSIYTDHWYEVVAYPYDDGICSLMKDITEKKRYEREFKRLSGLDLIGQMAAGISHEIRNPMTTVRGFLQILQKEEKFERYQQYLHIMIDELDRANNIISEFLSMSNTRSSDLQKLSLNTILHDMTPLIQVDAFNQNKYVEIDTKEIPELMLNRDETRQLIINLYRNGLEAMKEGKVLTIKTYMDEDYVVLAIHDQGEGIKPEVLEKLGTPFFTTKDKGTGLGLGVCYAIAARHQAKIDIQTGPEGTTIFVRYKE
- a CDS encoding low specificity L-threonine aldolase, producing MYSFKNDYSEGAHPRILNALLESNLVQANGYGEDQFTQQAIDLLKERLGRTDVDIHLLSGGTQTNLTAISAFLRPHEAAMAVSSGHILGHETGAIEATGHKIISIEGVEGKLTPTHVKAVLEGHPDEHMVKPKLVYISNSTEIGSIYTKKELEQLRDICHENNLILYMDGARLGSALCSDENDLKLSDLPELVDAFYIGGTKNGALIGEALVICRDSLKEDFRYHIKQKGALLAKGRLMGIQFLELFRDNLFFDLAMHANKLAGRLRDEISKADIPFLIHSPSNQIFPILPNAVIAELEKKYAFHLWEKVDEKHSAIRLVTSWATQEDQVEAFIEDFKKAVNR
- a CDS encoding NAD(P)-dependent alcohol dehydrogenase, yielding MKAVVSDQYGPPDVLQLQEVKKPVPKDNQVLVKIHAVSLNFGNLVLLKGEPFLARFAFGLTKPKYRIPGGDISGRVEAVGKNVTQFQPGDEVFGDLSGCGWGGFAEYVAVPEDALVLKPANLSCEEAAAVPMAGVTALQGLRDKGKIQSGQKVLINGASGGVGTFAVQIAKSFGAEVTGVCSTRNIDILQSIGADDVIDYTKEDVTKKTKTFDLIVGVNGHHSISDYKRLLNPNGTFVHIGGSGSQMFQAMALGPWISLTEKKKVGTFLQRANQKDLLILMKELIEDGKVKPVIDRCYKLDEVKEAFSYFAEGHAQGKVVLSV
- a CDS encoding DUF3949 domain-containing protein, whose translation is MGLYTTLGIIGTYLLLSFILLPIQYKYIKHLKEENKKRKELGLSQGEYYDKMSFENQELHYNAQGNILFIGANLLATLLYKWKHKKLNY